From the Desulfomonilaceae bacterium genome, one window contains:
- a CDS encoding FmdE family protein, with protein sequence MESTEILNTESWNQAVRFHGHICPGLSIGYKATLAGLEWLKSSRAEDEEIVTIVETNACGADAVQCLTGCTFGKGNLIFRDHGKQVFTFVSRSTGKGLRVALKPGVLELDDRHLQLIDLLRSDQASEDEKKEFWRIHKNKSITILEKNPEELFDLREVYVELPPKAKIEPSVICEKCGEPTMASKLKGVQGLRLCPDCAPCNDSSD encoded by the coding sequence ATGGAATCAACAGAAATCCTAAACACCGAATCCTGGAATCAGGCTGTCCGATTTCACGGACATATTTGTCCTGGCTTGTCGATAGGATACAAAGCCACTCTCGCTGGATTGGAATGGCTAAAGAGCAGCCGGGCGGAAGACGAAGAAATAGTTACGATTGTCGAGACAAACGCGTGCGGAGCTGACGCTGTTCAGTGTCTCACAGGGTGCACTTTCGGCAAAGGAAATCTGATCTTCAGAGACCACGGGAAACAGGTTTTTACTTTCGTCTCTCGATCGACAGGCAAAGGACTTAGGGTCGCCCTCAAACCAGGAGTTCTTGAACTCGATGACCGGCATCTCCAACTCATTGACCTCTTGAGATCAGACCAAGCTTCAGAAGATGAGAAGAAAGAATTTTGGCGGATACACAAAAATAAGAGCATCACAATCCTTGAAAAAAATCCTGAAGAATTATTTGACCTCCGGGAAGTCTACGTGGAATTACCTCCAAAGGCCAAAATAGAGCCATCTGTGATCTGTGAGAAATGTGGCGAACCCACTATGGCATCAAAGCTCAAAGGTGTTCAAGGTCTTCGGCTATGTCCCGATTGTGCGCCGTGTAATGATAGTAGTGATTAA
- a CDS encoding ABC transporter ATP-binding protein, with the protein MILSVRGIHFSYNSTSILKDVSFEMNPGQIMGVLGVNGAGKSTLLKCLNRILRPHMGTVILSETEILGLRRHEIAKRIGYVPQRYDQDHLTVFDAVLLGRKPHMKWGPTNHDISVVENVLRTMGLSEYALRSVNTLSGGQAQKVIIARALAQEPDVLLLDEPTSNLDVRNQLEVMGLVMDAVKQRNVCAMIAIHDLNLALRFSDTVMFLKKGQVHTIQDRGAVTPEMIEAVYGVTAIIRDVGGHSVVVPLHCCTHHSIGGVAQ; encoded by the coding sequence GTGATTCTATCAGTAAGGGGGATTCATTTCAGTTATAACAGCACGAGCATTCTTAAAGACGTTTCATTTGAGATGAATCCAGGCCAGATCATGGGGGTCCTGGGGGTTAATGGGGCAGGCAAGTCAACTCTTCTCAAGTGCCTCAACAGGATATTGCGTCCCCACATGGGGACGGTAATCCTGAGTGAAACTGAAATTCTTGGTTTGAGAAGGCATGAGATCGCGAAACGGATAGGCTATGTTCCCCAGCGTTATGACCAGGATCATCTGACCGTATTTGACGCTGTTCTCCTTGGACGCAAACCTCACATGAAGTGGGGCCCTACAAATCACGATATCTCAGTTGTCGAAAATGTGCTCCGAACAATGGGGCTAAGTGAATATGCTCTCCGGTCGGTCAACACGCTGAGCGGAGGACAGGCGCAAAAAGTCATCATAGCCCGGGCCTTGGCCCAGGAACCCGATGTGCTCCTACTTGACGAACCTACCAGCAATCTGGACGTTAGGAATCAGTTGGAAGTAATGGGGCTAGTGATGGACGCAGTGAAACAGAGAAACGTATGCGCAATGATTGCGATTCATGATCTGAATCTCGCTCTTCGGTTCTCGGATACCGTAATGTTTCTCAAAAAAGGCCAAGTCCACACAATACAGGATAGAGGAGCGGTGACTCCCGAAATGATAGAAGCAGTGTATGGTGTTACGGCTATAATTCGAGACGTAGGAGGTCACTCGGTCGTAGTCCCGTTGCATTGCTGTACACATCACTCAATTGGAGGAGTGGCGCAATGA
- a CDS encoding (2Fe-2S)-binding protein — protein sequence MLISFKLNGNDVFLETAPDRRVIDLLREDIGLTGSKESCGRGDCGSCSILVDGEQRLSCLMLAAQLEGREIITIEGFSLQQDQLSNVQQKFIELGATQCGFCTPGMVIAATALLRENPCPTRDEAREAISGNLCRCGAYQKILDAVEAAAKGTIEL from the coding sequence TTGTTAATCTCGTTCAAGCTAAACGGAAATGACGTTTTTCTGGAAACTGCTCCTGATCGAAGAGTGATCGATCTTCTCAGGGAAGACATCGGACTTACAGGTTCCAAGGAGTCTTGTGGTAGAGGAGATTGTGGCTCATGCTCCATACTTGTCGATGGAGAGCAGCGTCTTTCATGTCTTATGCTGGCCGCACAGTTGGAAGGTCGAGAAATCATCACCATCGAAGGTTTTTCACTTCAACAAGACCAATTAAGTAATGTCCAGCAAAAATTTATAGAACTTGGAGCGACCCAGTGCGGTTTTTGCACACCTGGTATGGTAATAGCCGCTACTGCGCTGCTGCGAGAAAACCCTTGCCCAACAAGGGATGAGGCTAGAGAAGCCATCTCAGGAAATCTTTGCCGATGTGGAGCATACCAAAAAATACTGGATGCCGTTGAAGCTGCCGCTAAAGGAACAATTGAGCTGTGA
- a CDS encoding xanthine dehydrogenase family protein subunit M: MTDVFLPQDIDELWSLLNTKPEAVLYAGGTDLLVKRRSGLIDPPSLVCLERIQELKGVRQDGDWIFVGALTTHSQLLCHPIIENDYQVLSQAVAVLGSPPVRNMGTIGGNIVTASPAGDTLAPWYVLDAEIEIRSESTSRRVPISSFILGPGQVDLRRGEILAGVWTKRPQGFHIRHYEKVGRRNALACAVVSMAALMNISADNAISEIRVAWGSVGPTIMRFREIESFLVGRPLTPRGLGDAILQVQQSVIPIDDIRASANYRREVAGKLLLRLIGYTS, translated from the coding sequence ATGACGGATGTATTCCTTCCACAAGATATTGACGAACTCTGGAGCCTATTGAACACGAAACCAGAGGCGGTGTTATACGCCGGCGGAACCGATCTTCTAGTCAAGAGGCGATCTGGACTGATCGACCCCCCTTCTCTTGTTTGTCTGGAGCGAATTCAAGAATTGAAAGGGGTTAGACAAGATGGCGATTGGATTTTTGTAGGCGCCCTTACAACCCACAGTCAATTGCTGTGTCACCCTATCATTGAAAATGATTATCAAGTCCTGAGTCAGGCTGTCGCGGTTCTAGGATCACCGCCGGTGAGAAACATGGGAACTATCGGTGGTAATATAGTTACGGCTTCACCTGCGGGCGACACTTTGGCTCCATGGTACGTGCTGGACGCTGAGATCGAAATCCGATCGGAGTCAACGAGCAGGAGAGTTCCGATCAGTTCGTTCATATTGGGCCCCGGTCAGGTAGATCTTCGGCGAGGAGAGATTCTCGCCGGGGTTTGGACAAAAAGACCTCAAGGTTTTCATATCCGACATTACGAGAAAGTCGGGAGACGTAACGCTTTGGCATGTGCGGTAGTCAGCATGGCAGCTTTAATGAATATTTCCGCAGATAATGCAATATCCGAAATACGCGTGGCATGGGGAAGCGTTGGTCCTACCATAATGAGATTCAGGGAAATCGAGAGTTTTCTTGTAGGCAGACCGCTGACTCCAAGGGGTCTTGGTGACGCAATCCTCCAAGTACAACAATCAGTTATCCCCATAGACGACATAAGGGCTTCCGCCAATTACAGACGTGAAGTGGCCGGTAAGCTTCTCCTTCGCCTTATCGGCTACACATCTTAA
- the hisC gene encoding histidinol-phosphate transaminase — translation MSSWSPEKLLPEYVRTFESYIPSKPDQELAKLYGCSRIFRLNNNENALGPPPAAQEILKMFDPRRVSNYPSGDSYYLRRKLAEKYGKDPDQFLVGNGANEVIGFVIKAFCEKGNDIITADKTFAVYEWIAKFSGIETRLVPLKDFTFDDDAILRNISSNTKVIFICNPNNPTGTYWSSKKLERFLQKIDKRTVVVVDEAYHEFVEQDDYPDGMSFIDRYPNLVVFRTFSKMYGLAGLRIGYLVGNLKTVEVIRKTCIVYSVNVMAQEAALAAIDDDEHVTRTCRLVRNGKTFLTSELRILGLPYRCGEGNYVMIKLPMNDSLAYRRLMTAGVMVRSMTGFRFPNYIRVTIAHDEAMRALVAALSDIL, via the coding sequence ATGAGTTCGTGGTCTCCAGAAAAACTATTGCCTGAGTACGTCAGGACTTTTGAATCATACATACCAAGCAAACCAGACCAGGAATTGGCAAAGCTTTACGGCTGCTCCAGAATCTTCAGGCTCAACAACAATGAAAACGCTCTGGGCCCTCCTCCGGCGGCTCAAGAAATTCTTAAAATGTTTGACCCCAGGCGAGTGTCTAATTACCCAAGTGGAGACAGTTATTATCTCCGTAGAAAATTGGCCGAAAAATATGGAAAAGATCCGGACCAGTTTCTGGTCGGTAATGGAGCGAATGAGGTCATTGGTTTTGTCATCAAGGCATTTTGCGAAAAAGGAAATGACATCATCACAGCAGACAAGACGTTTGCAGTTTACGAATGGATAGCAAAATTTTCAGGTATTGAAACCAGGCTTGTCCCACTGAAAGATTTTACCTTTGATGATGACGCCATATTAAGAAACATCAGTTCCAACACAAAGGTAATTTTCATCTGTAATCCTAATAACCCTACAGGAACTTATTGGTCATCAAAAAAACTCGAGAGATTTCTTCAGAAAATTGACAAACGGACAGTCGTAGTTGTGGATGAGGCCTATCACGAGTTTGTAGAACAGGATGACTACCCTGATGGCATGTCATTTATAGACAGATATCCAAATCTTGTAGTTTTCAGAACCTTTTCCAAAATGTATGGACTGGCTGGTCTTCGTATAGGATACCTGGTCGGGAACCTGAAAACCGTTGAAGTAATAAGAAAAACTTGCATAGTCTACTCTGTTAACGTCATGGCTCAGGAAGCGGCGCTGGCGGCCATCGACGATGATGAACACGTTACCAGAACCTGTCGCCTGGTTCGAAATGGCAAGACTTTTTTGACTTCTGAACTCCGGATTCTCGGCTTACCTTACCGATGTGGCGAAGGGAATTACGTCATGATCAAACTGCCTATGAATGACAGTCTAGCCTATCGGAGACTCATGACTGCTGGTGTAATGGTACGCTCCATGACCGGATTTCGTTTTCCTAATTACATTCGTGTAACTATTGCACATGATGAGGCAATGAGGGCGCTCGTGGCCGCGCTCTCTGATATTTTGTAA
- a CDS encoding MFS transporter, with translation MVKKESLWSREFIGINAVAFLTYCNIAIFFQFHDYLATLNIPPNQIGFLIALFSISALIIRPIISPMVTDQNSKKWMFTGCCLLIGSLALYNFSTGFWSMAITRALHGATYVMVGTAATSKLVSIIPKDRSAEAFGMVSAITLLPFAVVPPLMDPLSNFLGGFDGAINVSAAMMLINLPLIGLFKSHNTETTFNTSRYTIKDGWLNLRNPQVWSLLVISLIVWTSFTTIFFYLKGFGDQIGISNPGFFFTVSTLTEMAVRVLAGHLFDKADKKLLLTASLVVLVGGYVSIGLVSGPTGFFILAFALGLGWGIILPVINGFLYDVSEPEFRGLNANLATQMFQAGFSLGPLAGGMILSHYGYFSLFLISGLFLLTAIPLTSLTTAKR, from the coding sequence ATGGTGAAGAAAGAGAGCCTTTGGAGCAGGGAGTTCATTGGTATCAATGCCGTCGCTTTCTTGACGTATTGCAACATAGCAATCTTTTTTCAATTTCACGATTATCTGGCGACTCTAAACATACCCCCAAATCAAATAGGATTTCTAATAGCGTTATTTTCCATATCAGCGCTCATAATCAGGCCCATCATCAGTCCCATGGTAACGGATCAAAACTCAAAGAAATGGATGTTTACGGGTTGTTGTTTACTTATTGGCTCACTGGCGCTCTACAATTTTTCCACCGGTTTCTGGTCTATGGCAATTACGAGGGCTCTCCACGGCGCAACCTATGTGATGGTCGGAACGGCTGCGACGAGCAAACTCGTCTCAATCATCCCGAAAGACAGAAGCGCTGAGGCTTTTGGAATGGTATCCGCCATTACTTTACTGCCGTTCGCAGTTGTTCCACCTTTGATGGACCCGTTGAGTAATTTTCTGGGTGGGTTTGACGGCGCAATAAATGTCTCCGCTGCGATGATGCTCATCAATCTACCCTTAATCGGATTGTTTAAGAGTCACAACACCGAAACTACATTCAATACAAGTCGTTACACAATCAAGGATGGTTGGCTCAATCTGCGCAATCCTCAGGTATGGTCCCTGCTTGTTATAAGTCTGATTGTGTGGACGTCGTTCACAACAATATTTTTCTACCTTAAAGGATTTGGAGACCAGATCGGCATTTCCAATCCAGGGTTCTTCTTCACTGTTTCAACACTTACCGAGATGGCTGTCCGAGTTCTGGCGGGGCATTTGTTTGACAAAGCTGATAAAAAATTATTGCTCACAGCTTCGCTTGTCGTCCTGGTCGGCGGTTACGTGTCAATCGGGTTGGTGTCAGGTCCCACTGGATTTTTCATTCTTGCGTTTGCGTTAGGCCTGGGTTGGGGAATAATACTTCCCGTGATAAACGGCTTTCTGTACGATGTGTCGGAACCTGAGTTCAGAGGTTTGAACGCTAACCTGGCCACACAGATGTTTCAAGCTGGATTTTCCCTCGGCCCTCTCGCTGGTGGGATGATCTTGAGCCATTACGGATACTTCAGTCTTTTCTTGATAAGCGGACTGTTTTTGCTTACGGCCATTCCACTAACCTCACTTACAACAGCAAAACGCTAG
- a CDS encoding xanthine dehydrogenase family protein molybdopterin-binding subunit → MKNMSINIGSSLVRPDAIDKVTGQAKFATDYYGEDHIWAGVKRAGVPHAVLRHIDTSGASAMPGVIAVLTHEHINGTNRQGVVRKDQPVLVDDKIRHCGDAVALVIAETKAAVEAGIRAIRISFDQLESVTDVRRSMEPGAPLVHENHETGNILLQGQISVGAGSSGEKDCAVMVEATFETQWQEHAYLETENGWARLDDQGRIEIICSTQAPFRDRVEIAEALGMNPQDIRVIVPYIGGAFGGKDGITVQTLLALAAQHSNGRPVKMWWDREESFLAGAKRHPATMCYRLGAKQDGSLHFLEADITLDTGPYDHLGGVVLALAMEHSGGAYRIPNGLIKGRCVYTNNPIGGAFRGFGVTQATFGIERAVDMLAHKMGKDPLEIRLKNALRKRDQNFVGKTLTTSTGIVECLETLSKNRLWAERSKWIESAGRFKRRGAGISTMAHASGYGPVVPDYANAKIELTPEGKVRIYCGVVDMGQGNNTSNTQIVGTMLNQSAENIELILPDTDRTLPSCSASASRCVYTFGNALIVATDLMKERLFQKAADLIMSKDLQEFALVNGAIKHLPSNKEISLQQMARSMNTSERTFTGYFRAPVASDRVTEDPSLRLHGIPHNLFSYAVALGYVEADEITGQVKVEKYLTISDCGTVLNPLLYEQQIQGGVCQGLGLAIYEDFVVSGAKGLTGDFSKYLIPTAMDIPDIESLALGIYESSGPFGLKGIGEISINGPLPAIANAVFDATGSMVNKSPLSPENILNALKSDS, encoded by the coding sequence ATGAAAAATATGTCAATAAACATAGGATCAAGTCTGGTCAGGCCGGACGCCATAGATAAGGTTACCGGCCAAGCGAAGTTCGCCACTGATTATTATGGGGAAGACCACATTTGGGCCGGGGTCAAAAGGGCCGGCGTTCCTCACGCTGTACTCAGGCATATAGATACATCTGGAGCTTCGGCTATGCCTGGGGTGATCGCTGTTCTCACTCACGAACATATTAATGGCACAAACAGACAGGGGGTAGTGAGGAAAGATCAGCCCGTTCTGGTGGACGACAAGATCCGGCATTGCGGCGACGCTGTGGCCCTGGTAATAGCCGAGACAAAAGCTGCTGTGGAAGCGGGGATTAGAGCTATCAGGATCAGCTTTGATCAACTCGAATCCGTAACAGACGTGAGACGTTCGATGGAGCCGGGCGCGCCTCTGGTTCATGAAAACCATGAGACGGGAAATATTCTCTTGCAGGGCCAAATTTCAGTAGGCGCCGGCTCGTCGGGTGAAAAAGACTGTGCTGTCATGGTCGAGGCGACTTTTGAAACCCAGTGGCAGGAACACGCTTACCTGGAAACTGAAAACGGATGGGCGAGGCTTGACGATCAGGGTCGCATTGAAATTATCTGCTCAACTCAAGCGCCGTTCCGAGACCGTGTCGAAATAGCGGAGGCGCTCGGCATGAATCCGCAGGACATCCGGGTTATCGTTCCATACATCGGTGGAGCATTCGGTGGCAAAGATGGCATAACCGTGCAGACATTGTTGGCCCTCGCCGCTCAACACTCCAACGGTCGTCCCGTCAAGATGTGGTGGGATCGGGAAGAATCTTTTCTAGCCGGCGCTAAACGTCATCCTGCCACGATGTGTTATCGTCTCGGAGCCAAACAAGATGGATCACTGCACTTTCTTGAGGCTGATATCACTTTGGATACTGGTCCCTACGACCATCTGGGTGGAGTGGTGCTTGCCTTGGCCATGGAGCACTCAGGAGGAGCGTACCGGATTCCCAATGGCCTTATTAAAGGCCGATGTGTTTACACTAACAATCCCATTGGCGGCGCGTTCAGAGGTTTTGGAGTTACCCAGGCCACATTTGGCATAGAAAGGGCCGTGGACATGCTGGCTCATAAAATGGGCAAGGATCCTTTGGAAATTCGCCTCAAAAACGCTTTGAGAAAACGGGACCAAAATTTTGTCGGTAAAACGCTTACAACGTCCACCGGAATCGTAGAATGCCTTGAAACGCTATCAAAAAATCGGCTCTGGGCGGAAAGATCAAAATGGATAGAATCCGCTGGTCGGTTTAAACGTAGGGGAGCAGGAATATCGACCATGGCCCATGCGTCCGGTTATGGGCCGGTAGTGCCCGATTACGCGAACGCAAAAATAGAATTAACTCCTGAAGGCAAAGTTAGAATTTATTGCGGCGTAGTTGACATGGGACAAGGCAACAACACGTCCAACACACAGATCGTTGGAACCATGTTGAACCAGTCGGCTGAAAACATCGAACTCATTCTGCCCGACACTGACAGAACCCTTCCTAGCTGTTCAGCGTCTGCAAGCCGCTGTGTTTACACTTTCGGTAACGCCTTGATTGTTGCGACTGATCTTATGAAAGAGAGGCTATTCCAGAAAGCGGCCGACCTCATCATGTCAAAGGATCTGCAAGAATTCGCCTTGGTTAATGGGGCGATAAAACATCTACCATCAAACAAGGAAATTTCTCTCCAACAAATGGCAAGATCAATGAACACCAGTGAGAGAACTTTCACCGGGTACTTCAGAGCGCCTGTAGCCTCGGATAGGGTAACTGAGGATCCAAGCCTGAGATTACATGGTATTCCGCACAATCTTTTTTCGTATGCGGTTGCGCTGGGGTATGTGGAAGCTGATGAGATCACTGGGCAAGTCAAGGTTGAAAAATACCTCACAATCAGCGATTGCGGTACTGTGCTCAATCCTCTGCTTTATGAACAACAAATTCAGGGGGGAGTCTGCCAGGGATTGGGGTTGGCGATTTATGAGGATTTCGTGGTCAGCGGGGCTAAGGGGCTCACTGGTGACTTTTCCAAATACCTGATCCCTACGGCCATGGACATTCCTGATATAGAATCATTAGCTTTGGGGATATATGAATCCTCCGGGCCTTTTGGGTTAAAGGGCATCGGTGAAATTTCCATTAACGGTCCTTTACCTGCAATAGCTAACGCTGTTTTTGACGCCACCGGTTCAATGGTTAACAAGTCGCCGTTATCGCCCGAAAACATATTGAACGCTCTCAAATCAGACTCATAG
- a CDS encoding iron ABC transporter permease translates to MTSRKSTEIVSNYKTYIRRKALLFGILSLALVALAMYSMTAGIYKLSVDKVLAALLGSDEPQARIVIWNIRFPRIVSAVVAGWALGLSGLVIQCLLRNPLGSPFTLGISQGAAFGAAFAIVVLGAGGAASSAAQTGIVQTVSSSGPMTIRNLYSVTFCAFMGGLIATGTILVLARLKKMAPEAIILAGVALSSLFVSGTILVQYFATEVEIASVVFWTFGDVGRSNWTEILWMIVSTTLATLYFTFKRWDLNALSAGEEAALALGVEVEKIRLLGMFLTALIASLVTAFLGVIAFLGLLAPHIGRRLVGADHRFLLPVSCLLGSLLLLLSDTIGRTVVGSGTLPVGVLTSFMGAPLFLYLLVKGYNK, encoded by the coding sequence GTGACCTCGAGAAAATCGACTGAGATTGTATCGAACTATAAAACGTACATTAGGCGAAAGGCGCTCCTGTTCGGGATTCTGTCTTTAGCGCTAGTGGCTTTGGCGATGTATTCCATGACGGCTGGAATTTATAAGCTTTCCGTAGACAAAGTCCTCGCAGCCTTGTTGGGATCGGATGAACCTCAAGCCAGAATTGTTATCTGGAACATAAGATTTCCCAGGATCGTATCGGCAGTTGTCGCCGGCTGGGCGCTAGGGCTCTCAGGACTGGTGATCCAATGCCTTCTCAGAAACCCTCTCGGCTCGCCGTTCACGCTCGGCATTAGTCAGGGAGCCGCATTTGGAGCAGCCTTCGCAATAGTTGTTTTGGGCGCCGGGGGAGCGGCAAGTAGCGCTGCTCAAACAGGTATTGTGCAAACAGTCAGCTCGTCAGGCCCTATGACCATACGAAACTTGTATTCCGTGACTTTCTGCGCCTTCATGGGGGGACTAATAGCGACGGGAACCATTCTGGTCCTTGCCAGGTTGAAGAAGATGGCCCCGGAGGCCATCATACTTGCCGGCGTGGCATTATCGTCACTATTCGTATCAGGAACCATTCTGGTCCAATACTTCGCAACAGAAGTTGAGATTGCGTCCGTTGTCTTCTGGACTTTCGGGGATGTTGGTCGTTCAAATTGGACCGAGATCTTGTGGATGATAGTTTCGACGACTCTGGCTACTTTGTATTTTACATTCAAGCGATGGGATCTAAACGCCCTTTCAGCGGGAGAGGAGGCAGCGCTGGCATTGGGAGTGGAAGTTGAAAAGATCCGACTGCTGGGAATGTTTCTGACTGCTCTAATAGCCTCGCTTGTTACGGCCTTTCTGGGAGTTATAGCCTTCCTCGGCCTGCTTGCCCCGCATATCGGAAGACGCCTCGTCGGGGCTGACCACAGGTTCCTCCTGCCGGTTTCCTGTCTTCTGGGGTCTCTCCTCCTCCTGCTGTCTGACACTATCGGGAGGACCGTTGTAGGTTCCGGCACTCTGCCGGTTGGGGTCCTGACCTCGTTCATGGGCGCTCCCCTGTTTCTCTATCTGCTTGTAAAGGGGTATAACAAGTGA
- a CDS encoding methyltransferase domain-containing protein, which produces MNKAKADFFNSEVDSDWSAREYGVVDLRKIDRILEAGAVCPGVKVIEPGCGTGRLTRIIAERIGPNGSVQASDISPKMVEKARGRLEGYSNVQLTCGTIEDAMLEPSSFDAVICHNVFPHFDDKYAVVTKLCSALKPSGLFVVSHLMSSSEINDLHRKTNPAVAQDFLPTLNEMRDIFASVNMTVVLLYDDENGYLLKAVPRNLP; this is translated from the coding sequence TTGAACAAAGCTAAGGCTGATTTCTTCAACTCTGAGGTGGATTCTGACTGGTCCGCCCGAGAATATGGTGTAGTTGACCTCCGAAAGATCGATCGAATCCTCGAAGCTGGAGCCGTTTGTCCCGGGGTTAAAGTGATTGAACCTGGTTGTGGAACAGGTCGATTAACACGGATCATCGCTGAAAGGATAGGTCCAAATGGCTCGGTGCAGGCGAGTGACATTAGTCCTAAGATGGTGGAAAAGGCCAGGGGACGTCTAGAAGGGTATTCAAACGTACAATTGACTTGTGGAACAATAGAAGACGCTATGCTCGAACCCTCTTCATTCGATGCGGTAATTTGCCACAATGTGTTTCCTCATTTCGATGATAAGTATGCGGTAGTAACGAAATTGTGTTCGGCCCTTAAACCTTCTGGTCTGTTTGTGGTAAGCCATTTGATGAGTTCTTCTGAAATCAATGATCTGCATCGGAAAACCAATCCTGCCGTAGCGCAAGATTTTTTACCCACCCTTAATGAAATGAGGGATATATTCGCATCGGTCAACATGACTGTCGTGTTGCTCTATGACGATGAAAACGGCTACCTCTTGAAAGCCGTCCCGCGTAATCTGCCCTGA
- a CDS encoding iron ABC transporter substrate-binding protein, whose protein sequence is MKKILEFFLVPALVIVIAANLEASNGKTVTVTDMGKRSVTVPLAPKRIICLSSGTLRLICYLQATDRVVGVEDFEKTRPYARPYIIANAELTKLPRIGPGGPGSINKEPDLEAVLNVKPDVIFISYMEPRNADELQKKLDIPVVILTHGRFASFDELVYGSLRVAGKILNKEKRAEEVIDFVENKRLDLASRSKGFDGSQKPSVYVGAVGYKGVQGIESSDASFTPMEWVRARNIAKDISKGEHLFIDKEKLLSLNPSVIFIDGGGLNLVKQDFEKRPEFYKGLRAFKDNKVYALYPFNYYTTNVDTAIADAYTVGKVLYPEKFADVSLPDKADEIYKFLVGKPVYKEMEKDFGPLGRVVDFGM, encoded by the coding sequence ATGAAGAAGATACTGGAATTTTTTTTGGTACCGGCATTGGTGATCGTAATTGCAGCCAATCTTGAGGCGTCAAATGGGAAAACCGTAACCGTCACCGACATGGGAAAACGCTCCGTCACTGTGCCGCTTGCCCCAAAGAGGATCATCTGCCTGAGTTCCGGCACTCTCCGGCTCATCTGTTATCTTCAGGCGACTGACCGAGTGGTAGGGGTCGAGGATTTTGAAAAAACAAGACCGTATGCGCGACCTTACATCATTGCCAATGCAGAACTTACGAAGCTTCCAAGAATAGGGCCCGGTGGTCCGGGAAGTATAAACAAGGAACCCGATCTGGAAGCTGTTCTCAACGTAAAGCCCGACGTAATTTTTATTTCTTATATGGAACCACGAAACGCTGATGAACTCCAGAAGAAACTCGACATACCGGTCGTAATTCTTACTCATGGCCGATTCGCTTCTTTCGATGAGTTGGTCTACGGTTCCTTAAGGGTGGCAGGGAAAATTCTAAATAAAGAAAAAAGAGCTGAAGAAGTAATCGATTTTGTTGAAAACAAGAGGCTTGATCTAGCTTCGAGGTCAAAGGGTTTCGACGGATCACAAAAACCTTCGGTTTATGTAGGAGCTGTCGGCTATAAGGGTGTGCAGGGAATCGAAAGCTCTGACGCAAGTTTCACTCCCATGGAGTGGGTCCGGGCCAGGAACATCGCAAAAGACATTTCCAAGGGAGAGCACCTTTTCATTGATAAGGAGAAACTTTTGTCATTGAACCCATCAGTAATCTTTATTGATGGCGGAGGACTAAACCTGGTGAAACAGGATTTCGAAAAGAGGCCTGAGTTCTATAAAGGTCTTAGAGCGTTCAAAGATAACAAAGTCTATGCTCTTTATCCTTTCAATTACTATACAACGAATGTCGACACAGCCATAGCGGATGCTTACACCGTGGGAAAGGTCCTCTATCCGGAGAAGTTTGCAGATGTGAGTCTACCAGACAAGGCGGATGAAATTTACAAGTTTCTCGTAGGCAAACCTGTGTACAAGGAAATGGAAAAAGATTTCGGTCCCCTAGGCCGGGTGGTCGATTTTGGAATGTGA
- a CDS encoding cache domain-containing protein, which translates to MRKLLALCMTLCLGLMCAGLAVADEAADTKALVEKGVAMAKEKGPDATLKAIGDPKGPFVKGDLYLFAGSLNKVTATAHPFAADKLVGPDLTNLKDSKGNQFFIKFKEMAVNPGSGWVEYWWPKPNEKEPSLKKTFIMRVPGQDMYIGAGYYPK; encoded by the coding sequence ATGAGAAAGCTTTTGGCTTTGTGTATGACCTTGTGTCTGGGATTGATGTGCGCCGGCTTGGCGGTCGCTGACGAAGCGGCTGATACCAAAGCTCTTGTAGAAAAAGGTGTGGCCATGGCCAAAGAAAAAGGACCGGATGCAACATTGAAGGCTATTGGCGATCCGAAAGGCCCCTTTGTTAAAGGAGACTTATATCTGTTCGCTGGTTCTCTGAATAAGGTCACAGCGACAGCTCATCCTTTTGCCGCTGACAAGCTAGTCGGTCCGGACTTGACCAATCTAAAAGACTCCAAAGGGAACCAGTTTTTTATCAAATTTAAGGAAATGGCCGTAAACCCAGGTTCTGGTTGGGTGGAATACTGGTGGCCTAAACCAAACGAAAAGGAGCCTTCTCTCAAAAAGACCTTTATCATGCGGGTTCCTGGTCAGGACATGTACATAGGAGCGGGTTATTATCCAAAATAG